Part of the Maridesulfovibrio sp. genome, CCGAGCTTGACCACCCGCTTCCAATCCACCGCACCTCCGGCTGTGGCGCTGGCAAGCTTGTCGATTTCCTGCTGCAAAAGGTCATACTCCGGTTCGTAGCGGGCATCCGCTCCGGCCGGTTTTGCTTCACTTACAGGTTTCCTGCCCAGATCGAGTAGTTCCATACTTCCTCCGCTCACGAATACGTGCTGGAAAATCAGATAGATATCCTGACTGCAACAGGCACAAACAGACTAGAGGCCAGATAAACAGTAACATACTTGATCGCTTCGGGAAACAAAGAAGGACGCAAAAAAGCCCCGCATTATTTTGCATACTGCGAGGCAATAAAGAAGAGAAAAGCTTTATGTATTATGAATCAATAAACCCGCAAGGACTGCATAAACCGAGCTGTTTCCATTTCTGGTGCCACACGGCCTCCTTTGGGACAAGTAAGCCCATGCTTCGTTGGTAATCCAAATCCAGCTCGACCTACGACAAGGGTCTCACCTTTCCACTCTGCCCAAAGAGACCGGAGCGGTACCCTGACATGTCCCCTCACAGGATCTGCAATGAAAGCCCGCCCTTGCTCCGAGCCCTTAAGAACAACAAAATGATTTGTCTTTTCCCTGTGCAAAAGGATTATGATTGGACCTTTAAGCAATTTAACATGCTCAGGTTTTAACATAACCCCGTCTGCCATGTATCCCAGTCTTTGAGCTGCTTCCTTCAAGTCCAGCATTGAAAACCCTTCCTCAATGCGCACCTTTAATTCATCCAAAGAAAGGCGATGAGTTATATCGGCAAGGATAGTTTTCTCATCTATTACATCACTGAAATAATTCTGTAACAGCAAAGCCAGAGAAGCAGCACCGCAGGAATAATCAAGTGTTTGTTTTTCAATGCCTTTCATACTCAATTTCTTCATTGACTGCAGTGAAATGTATGGAGATCCGGCTATCGAAACAACAGGAAATGCAACAAACATCAGAAGTGGAATAAGAATACAGAAACACCTCATTAGAATTTCCATGCAGCTCTCAATGAGAGAAGGGGAGCACCTGCATCATCATTCAAACCGTAAGTCAATTCAGGTGTCAGAGTCAGATTACTGGCAATACGGTAAGAGGCTGAAAATGAGAGATCAAGCGGCTCAGTCTCCGAACCTTTGATCTCAACATTATCCGCTTTCATTGGTGCGTAATAGGAATAGGTCAGGCGTGATCCCAGTGAGAGCTGTTCATTAAGTGCAAAACCTAACCCGGCATAACTGGAAATCCCCCAACCGGGTTCAATTTATAACCGTCTATGGTGTCCGGAAGCGCGTAATTTAAATTAACCCCACCATAAACAATTGCCGGATCCAAGGTCTGTACAACCGATACCCCGGGAGTAATACGCCAATGCCCACTGCTATTGTTCAGGGGGTCTTTCCATGTAGAGCTTGGCTCGTAGTACCGTTTTTCCCCGGTAGGAATACCGACACTTAATGTCGCTGCAATTGAAGGGGTATTCTCAGATTCACGAACAAGCAGATACTGCCCTCCAAACGAGATGTCTCCCAGCCCTGCCTTGCTGTCACTGCGGGTAAATTCATTGGTAGAAACATCATCTACACTTGTATATGTAAAGGGAACATTCAGCCATGCTTCCATATCCTCCATGACTCCAACCCTGAACGTTGCATCCAGCTGAAGCATTCTGGCCGTATGTGCAGCTCTTTGAAAGTACCCCACCTGCATCATGGAATAACTTGTTCGTGAGTACTTATAGCTTATCCCGGTCTCCAGCTCCATTTGTCCCGGTTGCAACAATACTGTTGTCCCAGTCAGAAAATCCAATGGAGGTTCTTTCTCCTGTTCTTCTCCAAAAGAATCATTTTTCTCTTTTGAATCATCTCCGCTATCATTCTTAGCATTAGGGAAATTGCGGCTCATGGATACAATGGAATCAGGTTGAAGACGAATGTGGCCGAAGCCTTTAGTCAGGGCGATATTCCCTCCATCTCCATCATGCTGTAGTGTCCCGATAATCTTTTCACCACTTTTAAATTCAATATTAAATTCGTTATCGGTGGTAACTACAGCAATGTCTTTTGATTCTATCCTAGCTGTTGAGCCGTAGATAGTGTTAAAAATACATATTCCACCATGAAACGTAATCAAGTCACCTGTAATTTTATCTCCGTTTTTCATGATTACAGAATCTGCCAAAACAGGTTCTACTGCTAAACAGAACACAAAAATAAAAGCGATCAATATTCTTTTCATACCTACTCACCAAATTGAAGAATCTAGAATTTCTGACTACAATAATAATTATAACTATTAACTCACTATCTGAGATCGGACAGATGCACTGATTACATCAAGGCTTTCATAAAATACACATGCGCAGGCAAAAAGTAGGGCGCATTCTATTTTGGTAGGTACTCGTATTTAGCAAAGGACATGAATACACAAGAGTCAATAATCAGATTAAAGTGGGAAAAAGAGTATTCAAAAGATTAAGAGGGGTCAGCCATGCACGCGCCTCCCCTACTCTTTCGTACGAGTTAGTCAAAAAATCACATCCTTGGCATATGCATTGCTTGATTTAACGAACAGGGAAACTTTTTCCTTACAAGAGAAATGATCCCAAAATAAGGGGCGTTCAATTTTTATTTAAGGAGAACATGTATGAACATTTCAGCAGCAACCAGTGCATATCAAGCAAATCAAATTCAAAAGACACGTAATAATTCTTCCACACAAGCAAATGAGAAGACTGTTCCGAATAAATCCCAAGGCGATACCGTTACGATTTCGGAGGAGGCTAGAAAAGCGCAGAAGGATGCAGGTTACGACCCTGAAGCTGGGGTTTATTTTCCAGATTCAGTTATCAAGTATGTCCCTGATTGCCGCATACTGGTCACAGAAGTCGGCAGATACGGCCCAGTCTATAAACAAACTGCCACAGCAGAACAAACGCAAGCTTGGCCAGAATACGATAAAGAACTCACTCGTATCTATGATGCATGTTTAAAGAAACATGATATTACCGGGGAAAAGTTGGGAAAAATGCCAAAAGAATATCAAGAAAAATTTGAAAGAGATCTTCATCAAATGTTCGCTGATGATCCCAACAGTAAACGCATACAAGAGTTAATGGATATTCTGGATGTTAAGGTAGATCGACTGAACTAATCTACAAAAATGCTGATATGATCAAATGAATGTTTACGTCAACACGCACAAATATATCCCCCGCCCTAAAAGGACGGGGGTGCCAATGAAATTACTTAGAACTGCTAACAGGATAAATCTCTACCACATATAAACACTGGCAGGTCTGTTCCAGCTACTAGAATGAAAGCCAGTAGAAGTTATACCACCAGAAGCAGTTACTACTCTATAAAGATATTCTTTAGTGTAAGACCTATATGACTGCCATGAATTCGGGCTACAAGAATCATTTGCCTGCCAATAATCACCGACAACTTTTTTCCCTTTGAATACCTTTGATCCTGGGGTGAAGCTGGAACCCATATAATTATAGGAGCGGTAATCTCCATAGCTTCCCCAGCCCTTGTAAGTCACATGGTGCTCACGGACACCATTCAAAGTCATAGGCATGGCAGCAGTACCACGAACCTGATCAAGTTCCTGGTCAGCCATGGCAACAGTTTGAGCGCCCTGTGCTTCCAGAGAATCAAGGATGGCGTTCCCAGCAAAAGCGGATCCGGCCATGAGCAGCAGACTGAAAAGTGCCGCTATCATAAATACTTTTCTCATCTTTATCTCCTTTATAGGTTTATATAATTTCCAATAGCAGTTCTCAAGCCGATTGAAACGATTTGGCTAACGCTTCACACCCCACATAAGCCAACAATCATCCTGAAAACACTACGCAAAAGCCATTTTAGAGCAAAGATAAGAGCCCTCATTATAAACAGGTAGAGTTACACCCACCGTTTTATATTAGAGCAACACGTACACAACTTAATAGTTAAATAGCACATATCAATTGCAGGGTTAACGACAACTTAGAAAGTTGCCTCCTCGCCTATCTGTAAGAGTTCATGCAGACTTGAAATTCCGAGCTTGCGATAAATGTTGGTTTTATGTTTCTGCACAGTTTTGATCTCAATAAATAGATGTGCTGCAAGCTCTTTTTCCTTAACTATCCCTTCAAGAATACACCCTACCAATTCCTTTTCCCTCTTAGTGAGTTCTGCAAAATGATCTCCAGATTCGTTTGGTCTTCCTTTCAGAAAACCTTCCTTCATAATGCGCAAAACATTAGGACTGAAATATGGATCACCTTCAGTTACGCGAAGAATAGCCTTTGCAATATTATCCTGAGTCTCGCTTTTATCTAAATATCCGTCTGCTCCTGCTTTCAAGGCTGCGAGTACATTTTCATCGTCCACAAGAGCTGTGACCGCCATTACCCGAATATCAGGATTAAGCCCCTTTACACATTCGATAACTTTCAGTCCGTCAGGCTCTGGTAAATATATGTCTACAAGCATTACATCGGGAGTGACTTCATGACACAGCTTTATAGCAGACGAAGCATTTTCGGCTTCTGCGATTACCGTCCATCCATCTACTTTTTCTATTATTGCTTTCAAGCTACTACGGACCAATTGATGGTCATCAACAACAATAAATCTTCTATCTTTCTCCATAGCTATATAAATCCCTTATTTAATATATTAAGCTTATATTAAGTCCACAAGACGCAAGGAATTACCATCAGTATCTACAATAAATACTGATGCTATCCATAGAAATTTCACACGTATTATTTATAAAGTATTGCTAACGGCCAGGACCAGATTCTTGACTTAACTTACTGTGAGAACCATCAAATATTAAAATTATTGAGGATAAAATGAGAGTCTTTCCCTATCTCCGTGAGGACGAGTAAAACAAAAAAGTTTCCAATATTATCTATCGTTCGGCTGCAACAAAAAACAAGCCCCCGTCTTATAGGCCGGCTAATACGCTCCCTCAGACATATATGTCAACAATAAAGTCTGGCCTGACCATATAGTGAGGATCTTTCCTTATCCAAATATTTATTCACTGCCTGTCGCGCAATCCTCAACTGCAAACGTCACTTTGCAGTACACGAAGGGCAACTGCAAGCCCAAGTAATCACCCCCACAAACAATAGTCGTTTATTTTCAGTAATTTAAGAAGACATAAATTCTGGCCCGTCTTTTGCCTATAGCATGCCTACGGACACACGCAGGTCTAGGCCTGTTTTGCAAAATACTTTTGGAGGAACGTTAGAAATGGCAGAAAGTGCAGTTAATCAGAATAGCGACGTGGTGGTCGACAAGGCTTCGAGCTCTTGGTCAGACCTCTGGAAAAAAGAAGATTACTGGGCCATCTGGCTGGGATTCCTGATCCTGACCGTCGGCGCGATAATCTTCTTCAACAACAAGCCTGCGGATATGGAAGCAAAGTTCGCCAAGCAGAACGCGATCATGACCGAGGAAGCCGCCCGTGCTCCCTTCAAGACCGTGGCATGGTACGAAGCCCAGACCGCAAAAGAAAAAATCAAGGCCAAAGACGCCTCTATAGGTAAGGCCATTGATGGCTTCATGGCTAAACCCCAGAAATGGACAACCAACCCTCTGGACGCTTTTATCCAGACTCAGGAACAGGCTGATGCCAAAAACGCTGCAGCCATGCCCAAGTATGAAAAGGCCAAGGGCGCAGCTGCTGCTGCAAAGACAGCCGCGCTTGATGCCCAGCTGAAAGCAGAACAGGCCGGTTTTAAGGATGCAAGTCTGAACACCGCAGCTTCCTCATCCATTGAATCCTGGCTGAAACTGCGCGCTAAAGAAAGTTCCGCCAAAAAGAAAATCAAGAACAAACCTTACAACCTGATTCCGTCTCTCTTGGCACTCATGGTCGGTTTCGGACTGTTCTTCGCAATAGGTATGCGTTTCATCGACGGTGACGCCAAGCCCTTCCTCAAAGGCTTCGCTCTGGTATTCGCTGTTGCCATAGCTTCCTACCTTATGGCCAGTCAGGCAACCATGAAGCAATACGGTATCGGTTACGCTGCATGGGCTATTGCCATCGGTCTGGTCATCTCCAACACCATCGGGACACCGACTTGGGCTAAAAAAGCCTTGCAGGTTGAATTTTTCATTAAGACCGGACTGGTTCTGCTCGGTGCGGAAGTTCTGTTCAACAAGGTCGTCGCCATCGGCATTCCCGGTATCTTCGTAGCATGGGTAGTAACCCCTGTTGTTCTGATCACTACCTTCATCTTCGGTCAGAAAGTTATCAAGATGCCTTCCAAGACCCTGAATATGGTTATCTCCGCTGACATGTCCGTTTGCGGTACTTCCGCAGCTATTGCAGCGGCGGCGGCATGTAAGGCCAAGAAAGAGGAACTTACCCTCGCAATCGGCCTTTCCCTTGTCTTTACTTCCATCATGATGATCGTCATGCCCGCCATCATTAAGGGTACCGGAATGCCCTTTATTCTCGGCGGAGCATGGATGGGCGGTACCATCGACGCCACCGGTGCTGTTGCAGCAGCCGGAGCCTTCCTTTCCGAAAAGGCTCTTTACGTGGCAGCGACCATCAAAATGATCCAGAACGTACTTATCGGTGTGACCGCATTCGGTATTGCAATCTACTGGGCAACCAAGGTTGAAGCTGTTGAAGGACAGAAAGTACACGCCATGGAAATCTGGCACCGTTTCCCCAAATTCGTGCTCGGATTCCTGACCGCATCCGTGATCTTCTCCATCGTCTACACCTCTCTCGGTTCCGACGCCGGATTCACCATGATCGACCAGGGTGTACTGCGCGGCTTCTCCCGCATCTTCCGCGGCTGGTTCTTCTGCCTCTCCTTTGCAGCAATCGGACTGGCAACCAACTTCCGTGAACTCAAGCACTACTTCAAAGGCGGAAAGCCGCTCATCCTTTACGTATGCGGCCAGTCCCTCAACCTGTGCCTGACCCTGCTCATGGCTTACCTCATGTTCTACGTGGTCTTCCCGGACATTACTTCCAAAATCTAGACAATTGAAATCTCCCCACCAAAGGAGGGAGGCGCAAGTCGCTTCCCTCCGCCCCCTAAAACGAGGAACTTATCATGAAAAATAAAACTCTCAGCCTCAGAATTATTTCTTTCTTCGCCACATGTTCCGTTATCTGGGCCATGGTCTTTGTGGCAGGTCCCATGCTCATAGACACAACCCCGGCCTTCCGCACATTGGCGGATTTCGTTGTTGAATCAGATATTGAAACAGGTGAATTCTACTACACCGACGTGGAAATAGTTGGGCATGCAGACCACAATGCGCGCAGCTCTATGGAATACCTGCCCCACGGACCCGGCCCGGAATAGGATCCGGTTCTATGATCAGGGTTTGAACATGGTATCGATCATCTTCCCCGCACTGATCAGGTAATACCCGGTACGGGGAACAGCTCCGAAAAAATAACCTAGCTGTTCAAGCTCGCCGGATCCTAATCCCAGAATGGAAAAGTAGACTTTAAAACAAAGTATCAGAAGTAAAAAACAAAGAATGGTCACAGGTAATGATCCGCCCAAGCGGGCCAGAAAAGTCTTTGCAGAAATTTTCCTTTGAAAAAAGAGAACCAGAGAAGCAGCACATTCAAGAAATCCGTTCCAGCCCCGGACAAACATATCCGCACTGATGACCCCAGCCAGAACCGCTGTAAAAAAAAGGATTAAACTGTTCATGGCTCCCCCTGCCCTTAATCAGTCCGCCCCAAAAAACACCCCATTTAATAAGATAATAACCATCGCAGTCGATTACGGTCAAGGATTGCGGACTTGACAACGGATACCCCGGTTGTACTGTCCTGAACAGGCGGCAAAATATGAAACTTCCCAGACCATACTCCATTCAAAGCAAATTTCTGCTGAGCCTCATCCTGACCTCGCTGGTCATCTGTGGCGCTCTTTTTGCGGGCTTTTCCACTCACATGAGCCAAGTACTCGAAAACGTTGTACGCGAAAAAGCGAGTATGGTTTTCGGACAGGTGGATTCAGTGCAGAATTACGTGCGCGGCGTGCTCCGTCCGCAGATGTACAAAGAACTGCAGGAGAAATTCATCATTCAGGCCATGTCTTCTTCATTTGTAACCCGTAACATCATGGCCCGTGATGAGAACGAGCCGTCAACCTTCACCTATCGCCGGGTAGCTGAAAAATCCCGCAATCCCGCCTATGAAGCAAAAGGAATCGAGCTGGAACTGATTGAATATTTCCGCAAGAACCCGCAGCAAAAACTCTGGGAAGGCTATAAAAATATCAAAGGCGAAAAGAATTTTGTCATGGCCCGCCCGGCTGTCTTCAAAAAGAGCTGCCTGCGCTGTCACGGTAAAATCGAAGATGCCCCGGTGGAGCTGATTGAACTTTACGGAAACCGCGGGTTCAACCACACACAGGACAGTGTCGGCGGCATTGATTTCGTAGGCCTGCCGGTCAGTGCATCCGTGGCTCACATCCAAGAGACCATAATGAGCTACATTGGAGTTTTCCTGCTGGCGGTACTCCTCTACCTCGGAGCCACCAACATGCTTTTCAAGCGCATCGTAGCCAATAACATCCGCATCCTGACCACCAACTTCCGCCGCAATTTCAGCGATGAAAAGGGAGTTGCCCTATTCCGTGAAGTGGAACAGGAAGATGAAATAGGCGAGATGATCGGAGGTATTGAAAAACTCAGCGATTACATGTTCGATGCCCGCCAGAGACTTCAGGACTATGCCTCCAACCTCGAACATATGGTCGAGGAACGGACCGTTGAACTCGAACAGGAAGCCTCTGCCCGCCAGTCAGATGTAGAACTCTTTGTGCAGCTTCTGGCCGGATCAAGCAGCAGCCAGTCACGCGGAGAATTATGGAAAGCAGCATTGCCCCTGATCCACAAGAGATTCAATCTTGAACGGACTGCATATGTCTGCACATTCTCCAGCAAGAATTTCTATTCCATACCGGAAAATACTGAACGCCCGGAACTACCGAACAACTGGGTGGAACTGCTGACCAACTCGGTTTCGCTCATCCTTGGTGACCGGGCCTATCTTCCCGTGGAATCTTCTTCGGGTAGTGCTGAGGGTCTGCTTTGCCTGTTCCGCAAGGAAGGTTCGTCCTTCCGTGAAAAAGACCGTGGAGTACTACGGGCCATCGGCCGCCAGCTCGGGATTGCGGCGGACAGTATTTCCGCCCTGAACAGCATTGTGCGCCACAATACCAACCTGCAATCGATATTCGAGGGTATCAGCGATCCGCTTCTGCTTGCAGACGGAACCGGAGCTCCCATCGTTGCCAACGAATCCGCACGCAAGCTTGGGGAAGAACTGTCTGAAGGCTGCATCACGGACGGAGGGGTTGTAAGCCTGCTCTGCCACGGCTGGGGAGATTCAGCGAATTGCGGTATTTCCAAATCATTGCTTATGAACGAAGCCCTTTCACGGGAAGTTTCACTTCCTGAAGGCCGTTCTTTTGCAATCAATATCTACCCCATTCACCATACGGAAAATCCCCATGAACGCAGGGTGGTTGTCTACGTCCATGAAACAACCAGCCAGAAAAAAATGCTGGCCCAGATGACTCAGGCGGAGAAAATGGCCACAGTAGGTAAACTTTCCGCAGGGCTGGCCCATGAAATCAACAATCCGTTGGGAGTAATTCTCTGCTATGCTGAACTCTTGAAAAAAGGGGCCAGCGGCCAGAGTGCGGAAGACATTGAAGTCATCCTCAAACACACCCGACAGGCCCAGACCGTACTGAAAGACCTCTTAAACTTCGCCCGTCCAAAGGTCTCCTCGGCAACCGGAACCGAATTTTCCGCGATCATCCGTGAAGTAGCCGATGTTTTCCGCATTCAGGCAGATAAGCAGGGCGCTAGAATAGAGCTTGACCTTGATGAATCAATTCCTAAGCTCAATGTTGAGCCGCAAGCCCTTGAACATATTGTTGCCAACCTGCTTTTAAACGGCCTCGACGCAGTGCCGGAAAATGAGGGCAGGTTAAAGGTCTCCCTAGCTATGGAAGGACCTGAACAGGTCGTATTCAAAATCATGGACAACGGCCCCGGAATCGCACAGGAAGACTTGCAATATGTTTTCGACCCGTTCTACACCACAAAGGAAGTAAACAAAGGTTCCGGGCTTGGACTGGCTGTGGTATTTGGATTTATGAGCGATATAGGCGGTTCCATTGAAGTGGAAAACGGTGATGAGGACAAAGGAGAATTGTCCGGCGCCGTGTTCACCCTCAAATTCCCCCTCACTGCTAAGGATGAATAATGGTTGAAATACACCAACAGAAGATACTGATAGTTGACGATCAGGAAGACTTTGCCCGGGGAATTAAAAGGTTGATTGAAGTAGCCTTCCCCGAAAATGAAGTCCTCGCTGCCTTCAACGGCGAGCAGGCACTTGCTGTGCTCAATTCACAGCAGATCAGCCTGATGGTCAGCGACCTGCAAATGCCCGGAATGAGCGGTCTTGAACTTTTAAAAACCGCACTTGCGCAAAATGACATACTTTCCGCGGTTATGCTTACCGCACATGGAACAGTGGAGACGGCAGTAGATGCGCTCAAGGCCGGAGCCTACGATTTCGTGACCAAGCCCATTGAGCAGGAAAACCTGTTCCGGGTCATCAGCAAAGGGCTGGAACGAAGCCGTTTACTTGAGGAAAACAGACTGCTGCGAGCGCAGATTGAACAGCACAAAGACCGTTTGCTGGGCCAGAGCCCGCTCATGCAGCAGTTGAAACAATCCATCGGAGCTGTAGCCCGCACTGACTACAATGTCCTGATCATGGGCGACTCCGGCACGGGCAAGGAACTGGTAGCCGGAATGGTCCGCGACCTGAGTTCCCGTGCGGATAAGCCTTATGTAACGGTCAACTGCACAGCCATCCCCGAAAATCTCCTCGAAAGTGAACTTTTCGGTCATGTTAAAGGAGCCTTCAGCGGAGCTGACCATGACCGCGAAGGACTTTTCCTGCGTGCTGACGGCGGAACAATCCTGCTCGATGAAATCGGCGATATCCCGCTGGAAACCCAAGCCAAGTTGTTGCGCGTATTGCAGGAAGGAGAAATCCGCCCTGTCGGTTCAGACTGCTCAAAGAACATCGACGTAAGGGTTCTTGCATCCACCAATCAGGACCTACCCCGGCGCGTAGCTGAAAAAACTTTCCGCGAAGACCTCTATCATCGCTTGAATGTACTCCCATTGAACCTGCCGCCTCTGAAACAG contains:
- a CDS encoding cysteine peptidase family C39 domain-containing protein; the protein is MRCFCILIPLLMFVAFPVVSIAGSPYISLQSMKKLSMKGIEKQTLDYSCGAASLALLLQNYFSDVIDEKTILADITHRLSLDELKVRIEEGFSMLDLKEAAQRLGYMADGVMLKPEHVKLLKGPIIILLHREKTNHFVVLKGSEQGRAFIADPVRGHVRVPLRSLWAEWKGETLVVGRAGFGLPTKHGLTCPKGGRVAPEMETARFMQSLRVY
- a CDS encoding sigma-54 dependent transcriptional regulator, which produces MVEIHQQKILIVDDQEDFARGIKRLIEVAFPENEVLAAFNGEQALAVLNSQQISLMVSDLQMPGMSGLELLKTALAQNDILSAVMLTAHGTVETAVDALKAGAYDFVTKPIEQENLFRVISKGLERSRLLEENRLLRAQIEQHKDRLLGQSPLMQQLKQSIGAVARTDYNVLIMGDSGTGKELVAGMVRDLSSRADKPYVTVNCTAIPENLLESELFGHVKGAFSGADHDREGLFLRADGGTILLDEIGDIPLETQAKLLRVLQEGEIRPVGSDCSKNIDVRVLASTNQDLPRRVAEKTFREDLYHRLNVLPLNLPPLKQRTGDIPLLARYFAQKACIELGLPEKNLDPAVVGHLSAQSWNGNVRELQNTMRKLAVFSTGESITMLAVDLAEGKMSADAGSDSMSSLPYKEAKQQLVDSFSRSYISDLLSRTGGNVSEAARNSDLSRVAVQKMMARFHLKSSLFKRD
- a CDS encoding response regulator transcription factor, whose protein sequence is MEKDRRFIVVDDHQLVRSSLKAIIEKVDGWTVIAEAENASSAIKLCHEVTPDVMLVDIYLPEPDGLKVIECVKGLNPDIRVMAVTALVDDENVLAALKAGADGYLDKSETQDNIAKAILRVTEGDPYFSPNVLRIMKEGFLKGRPNESGDHFAELTKREKELVGCILEGIVKEKELAAHLFIEIKTVQKHKTNIYRKLGISSLHELLQIGEEATF
- a CDS encoding DUF3365 domain-containing protein, translating into MKLPRPYSIQSKFLLSLILTSLVICGALFAGFSTHMSQVLENVVREKASMVFGQVDSVQNYVRGVLRPQMYKELQEKFIIQAMSSSFVTRNIMARDENEPSTFTYRRVAEKSRNPAYEAKGIELELIEYFRKNPQQKLWEGYKNIKGEKNFVMARPAVFKKSCLRCHGKIEDAPVELIELYGNRGFNHTQDSVGGIDFVGLPVSASVAHIQETIMSYIGVFLLAVLLYLGATNMLFKRIVANNIRILTTNFRRNFSDEKGVALFREVEQEDEIGEMIGGIEKLSDYMFDARQRLQDYASNLEHMVEERTVELEQEASARQSDVELFVQLLAGSSSSQSRGELWKAALPLIHKRFNLERTAYVCTFSSKNFYSIPENTERPELPNNWVELLTNSVSLILGDRAYLPVESSSGSAEGLLCLFRKEGSSFREKDRGVLRAIGRQLGIAADSISALNSIVRHNTNLQSIFEGISDPLLLADGTGAPIVANESARKLGEELSEGCITDGGVVSLLCHGWGDSANCGISKSLLMNEALSREVSLPEGRSFAINIYPIHHTENPHERRVVVYVHETTSQKKMLAQMTQAEKMATVGKLSAGLAHEINNPLGVILCYAELLKKGASGQSAEDIEVILKHTRQAQTVLKDLLNFARPKVSSATGTEFSAIIREVADVFRIQADKQGARIELDLDESIPKLNVEPQALEHIVANLLLNGLDAVPENEGRLKVSLAMEGPEQVVFKIMDNGPGIAQEDLQYVFDPFYTTKEVNKGSGLGLAVVFGFMSDIGGSIEVENGDEDKGELSGAVFTLKFPLTAKDE
- a CDS encoding transporter; protein product: MKRILIAFIFVFCLAVEPVLADSVIMKNGDKITGDLITFHGGICIFNTIYGSTARIESKDIAVVTTDNEFNIEFKSGEKIIGTLQHDGDGGNIALTKGFGHIRLQPDSIVSMSRNFPNAKNDSGDDSKEKNDSFGEEQEKEPPLDFLTGTTVLLQPGQMELETGISYKYSRTSYSMMQVGYFQRAAHTARMLQLDATFRVGVMEDMEAWLNVPFTYTSVDDVSTNEFTRSDSKAGLGDISFGGQYLLVRESENTPSIAATLSVGIPTGEKRYYEPSSTWKDPLNNSSGHWRITPGVSVVQTLDPAIVYGGVNLNYALPDTIDGYKLNPVGGFPVMPG
- a CDS encoding putative sulfate exporter family transporter, with translation MAESAVNQNSDVVVDKASSSWSDLWKKEDYWAIWLGFLILTVGAIIFFNNKPADMEAKFAKQNAIMTEEAARAPFKTVAWYEAQTAKEKIKAKDASIGKAIDGFMAKPQKWTTNPLDAFIQTQEQADAKNAAAMPKYEKAKGAAAAAKTAALDAQLKAEQAGFKDASLNTAASSSIESWLKLRAKESSAKKKIKNKPYNLIPSLLALMVGFGLFFAIGMRFIDGDAKPFLKGFALVFAVAIASYLMASQATMKQYGIGYAAWAIAIGLVISNTIGTPTWAKKALQVEFFIKTGLVLLGAEVLFNKVVAIGIPGIFVAWVVTPVVLITTFIFGQKVIKMPSKTLNMVISADMSVCGTSAAIAAAAACKAKKEELTLAIGLSLVFTSIMMIVMPAIIKGTGMPFILGGAWMGGTIDATGAVAAAGAFLSEKALYVAATIKMIQNVLIGVTAFGIAIYWATKVEAVEGQKVHAMEIWHRFPKFVLGFLTASVIFSIVYTSLGSDAGFTMIDQGVLRGFSRIFRGWFFCLSFAAIGLATNFRELKHYFKGGKPLILYVCGQSLNLCLTLLMAYLMFYVVFPDITSKI